From the genome of Candidatus Electrothrix communis, one region includes:
- a CDS encoding Na/Pi cotransporter family protein — protein MSIGKKSPSLIFETMELLIVLAKIFAGLALLIFSISQLSHTLKKISGVRFRKILERTTSNPFKGIFTGASITFLVQSSSVTVLLLLGLVNAGIMNLKQAVFVILGSGIGTTITAQIVAFKLKVVFYPFIATGFALKVISKKEHYKNIGDIIFYLGLIFLSMGIMSDGSKPLKEYPFFIDTIRLLGVNPLWGIFLGAVFTAITSSSSATTSLVIAMSMEGVIPLQSGIALIIGANIGTCVLELVATIGTNCAAKRTGLAQFMVNLVGAVIFYPFLGSFTKLIAMTGSEVPRLIANAHTIFNVTVSLFFVPFVGLLVFFLEKVIPDHGRSEIRSSGVLDEKFLAVPSMALYEVEQEVNRMASIAEEMLLNARKAFVNRDNTAYAIVKESEKTIDAIYEGLSVYLGKISTLMLSEKDSKRKLAFAHAITDIERIADLAENLAEYSRQKEIVFSGHAMNTIEKVFDNTLLTYSSAVKSLKRNMKSIARDVNLLELKAVDLELQLRDKYLVRTEGDTLKPRIDALYPSALLELKRISDHANNVAHYVLKM, from the coding sequence GTGTCCATCGGGAAAAAATCCCCATCACTGATTTTTGAAACCATGGAACTCTTGATCGTACTTGCAAAAATATTCGCTGGCCTGGCACTGCTTATTTTCAGTATTTCTCAGCTAAGTCATACCCTTAAAAAAATTTCAGGGGTCAGATTCAGGAAGATCCTTGAAAGAACAACCAGCAATCCGTTTAAGGGGATATTTACAGGTGCTTCTATTACCTTTTTGGTGCAGAGCAGCAGTGTAACCGTGCTGTTACTACTGGGGCTGGTTAATGCCGGAATTATGAATTTGAAGCAAGCTGTCTTCGTCATCTTGGGGTCGGGGATAGGGACAACAATTACAGCCCAGATTGTGGCATTCAAGTTAAAAGTAGTTTTTTATCCTTTCATTGCAACCGGATTTGCTCTGAAAGTTATTAGCAAAAAAGAGCATTATAAAAATATCGGAGACATTATCTTTTACCTTGGACTTATTTTTCTGTCCATGGGTATCATGTCGGACGGTTCAAAACCATTGAAAGAATATCCGTTTTTTATTGATACCATCCGTCTTCTCGGTGTCAATCCTTTGTGGGGTATTTTTCTCGGTGCCGTATTCACCGCCATTACAAGCAGCAGTTCGGCGACAACAAGTCTGGTCATCGCCATGAGCATGGAGGGTGTTATTCCGCTGCAGTCCGGTATTGCTCTGATTATCGGGGCAAACATCGGCACCTGTGTTCTGGAACTTGTGGCAACCATCGGGACAAATTGCGCGGCAAAACGGACCGGTTTGGCGCAATTCATGGTTAATCTCGTTGGTGCTGTTATTTTCTATCCATTTCTGGGTTCCTTCACAAAATTAATTGCCATGACAGGCTCCGAAGTTCCCAGGCTTATAGCAAACGCACATACGATATTTAATGTGACGGTCAGCCTGTTTTTTGTCCCCTTTGTCGGGTTGCTTGTTTTTTTTCTGGAGAAAGTAATCCCGGATCATGGGCGATCTGAAATTCGCTCCTCTGGTGTTCTGGATGAAAAATTTCTTGCCGTCCCATCAATGGCTCTTTATGAAGTTGAACAAGAAGTTAATCGCATGGCCTCAATCGCTGAAGAAATGCTCCTAAACGCTCGAAAGGCCTTTGTGAACCGTGATAATACGGCATATGCCATAGTGAAGGAGAGTGAAAAAACGATTGATGCCATATATGAAGGACTAAGCGTCTACCTCGGTAAAATCAGCACACTGATGCTGTCCGAAAAAGACAGCAAAAGAAAACTGGCTTTTGCTCATGCTATTACGGATATTGAAAGGATTGCGGACCTTGCTGAAAACCTAGCAGAATATTCTCGTCAGAAGGAAATTGTTTTTTCCGGGCACGCGATGAATACGATTGAAAAAGTCTTTGACAATACATTATTGACATACAGTTCCGCAGTAAAATCGCTCAAAAGGAATATGAAATCGATCGCAAGAGATGTCAATCTTCTTGAACTGAAGGCTGTTGATCTTGAACTGCAATTACGTGACAAATACCTTGTCAGGACTGAAGGCGACACATTGAAGCCACGAATTGATGCACTTTATCCAAGTGCCTTGCTGGAATTAAAAAGAATTAGTGACCATGCCAACAATGTCGCTCACTATGTTTTAAAAATGTAG
- a CDS encoding LamG-like jellyroll fold domain-containing protein: MMTNTLIPLLLFALSILPDALVYANDKRMPPMAHFTFNGNAKNTGKERAEFELKNVAFNTDTLYLNGQYEFDSSEIGYRAVCKTPNFNYAAFTVALRFKAEEFTEGKTNIFVGGTSHRWFEMKRGESGDLIITFNNHNLSYEVTNASLAAGKWTTVACGVDFSAHKILVYINRIKSAEFDLPKDFKLRVIGSTAEERDKNWSFTNYSNSNVFHGFVDELILYNRMLTDSELSEIPLTP, translated from the coding sequence ATGATGACCAACACGCTCATACCTCTTCTCCTCTTCGCTCTCTCCATCCTCCCGGACGCACTTGTTTACGCCAACGACAAGAGAATGCCACCAATGGCCCATTTTACTTTCAATGGGAACGCCAAGAATACAGGCAAAGAACGTGCTGAATTCGAGCTCAAAAATGTAGCTTTCAACACGGACACCTTGTACCTCAATGGACAATATGAATTCGACAGCTCCGAGATCGGATACCGCGCAGTCTGCAAAACGCCAAATTTCAACTACGCAGCCTTTACGGTCGCCCTTAGGTTCAAAGCGGAGGAATTTACTGAGGGAAAAACAAATATCTTTGTCGGTGGCACCTCTCATCGCTGGTTTGAAATGAAAAGGGGTGAATCGGGAGACTTAATCATCACATTCAATAACCATAATCTCTCTTACGAGGTTACAAACGCGTCGCTGGCAGCAGGAAAATGGACAACTGTGGCGTGCGGCGTGGATTTCTCTGCACACAAAATCCTTGTGTACATCAACCGAATTAAATCTGCGGAATTCGACTTACCCAAGGATTTCAAATTGCGAGTCATCGGATCAACGGCTGAAGAAAGAGATAAAAATTGGTCGTTCACAAATTACTCCAATTCAAATGTCTTTCACGGGTTCGTCGATGAACTGATCCTTTACAATCGCATGTTGACGGACAGTGAATTGAGCGAAATCCCACTGACGCCATAA
- a CDS encoding SDR family NAD(P)-dependent oxidoreductase — protein MIKTVIALNQRILPPLANCFEPSPVFAETATSLYPLLRGEIRPPQEILRAGVSGMGFGGINSHLALASGDAPSPKLMPAIREQKLLADYQRTELFVFSAPTVEELLGRVQAAEGLAQNICEGERLDLAVHLATLYGHNTTCAPVRVAIMAESPEMLLEHLAKIAHILRTSPPKGQQTFFDLRAGICIGNDVQSHRVGFLFPGQGSQKINMGHQLVQRHDWAEDIVKAMEKALGWPEGKQLTDFIFRPIERALDQSQVKGWQEQLKQTEIAQPALCLASMLGLEQLARLGIKPDAVGGHSLGELTAFYAAGAYSREELINFATLRGQAMAPGQGHTGGAAGTMASLACSAVQAQAVLDAVQGYAVVANKNSASQTVISGEPSCIQQACLYAKEQGIRGVLLPVANAFHSRFVSSAAQVLADSRLLPAQPKQLTTALFSGLQGEKVDMDCELRRHFSDQVISPVDFISLVQEMSKECDLLLEVGPGRVLTGLARSIIVKKNEGEGGDGPICFPLETKSEQDRDLNLFLAAYFVRGGTINWHALYEDRLVRPFTLADDRLFLANPCERPFPEHFPEQKEQSLSLPSYRSSGRGGGSDTDRVLADAAGLSEDELAVYLEQRSQFIGGLIRVDLDNMAPSLSALKPIFTPPFTDLPEKKDSNVDESADLLFALIEERTGFPPESLSMNLRLLDDLNLDSIKASELIAEAANRSGISAAKLNVSEYANATLQEVAALLDREPEQDKDIIENGSSRYPGWARDFTLQYLPQPLSSEYADEQSEQSWLHREEAVLILFESAEQHIAEQLEVVLQRFLAEASAKISVEFLAKVELVSFAEARQGVSSLLDRFTSVIALLPRQKSSEGNFFDQQTLVKQVTRLHTIFSPAYHRPGLGNQSLTVAQFGDGFFGDGPVPANINRCSAKALAASLHLEKPDLKVRVLDFSPQISQDQLCEYIMVELSTAESYAAVGYAADQIRRVPTPVLRHVAVDKPRPIRWSPKDVVLATGGAKGITAECVLAFARATGVQLALVGSSSPAMHNEQQDEILYTLKRANEAGLSAHYYQCDVTDAEAVKRLVHQVENEQGTITGVIHGSALNRPGELDTVPVEQALEEISPKVIGAMNLCAALQDHPPQLFIAFSSLIGISGMQKNGWYGFSNEALHLFLQQYGETEPRITTLSIAFSIWDEVGMGSRMGSTSWLSKIGVAALTVQQGTSRFLQLAIHDPVANQVIVTARSYGLDTFLPHGRALPQGLRFIDRVLDYQPGIEIISRTRLTLEDDPYIKDHCWRGTYLFPLVFGLEAMAQAVRAVTGNTCFDAVCIEDVELARPIVLPEDIGAEIEIHALVLEQDNLEDAPQVQVQIRTEQTDFRVDHFSATFVLRDACSPVRHDLPEALSPLDLVPERDLYKEGLLFQGPLYQMIQQVFHLSSEGCLFSTASSVEPVDSSGQTWMLGNPFSRDALLQSGQLPIPRDLCLPARIQRIERFPAISRTDEPIFGKALIEEHTEKYIYGTVTAFNEQGQVLERIIGYRAQIVEHRRESPTAEDLVYPGHRDRRILRRELKQREALLPTHCTLPKLSSDFIPGLQHIGKDERRKKELPFIRNALTPLLRASDTRIEISWSQAGKPSLAIPADAGVYFSLTHNEGTVICMAGRGLQGCDLEAVSSRSKEEWQDLLGEKSEALLVHLIKQGDSLHRAGTRLWSAYEAAFKALTTCPDPSMISVVQKKDDSVLFTYQNNSSSCYILTFPVWLTLRGERMLAVVVQEEHLNNAISERVPVSGNTDAWPDRVGSFTHEFTTTFLEGRGPRGKVYFTNIPIWMGELRELALLPISERLVQDMKSGQWGMVTNRSFFAVDQLLDSYDTVIGEVRLLEDTDLSRSFISLAFKWFKKQDDGSLVRAISGKLATTWVKVQGHGEVQQGDLPEYFKEYLEKLSHSQDDIEPRGKERHSFFSKASSLFTATVSIKKQNMLLQQQFLTSREDSNLIGNIYFSNYYSWQARVRDLYLATRLSSVSSQESFGDFVCVHAEVQHLQEAIPFEIIEVSMYLYELFAEGFTFHFEYYTVSEHGARLRKLAHGEHSAVWVPDGQELSSEINPTKMPEAYIFHFMEIIDKAE, from the coding sequence TTGATTAAGACCGTGATCGCCTTGAATCAACGAATTCTTCCCCCGCTTGCCAACTGTTTTGAACCCAGTCCTGTTTTTGCAGAAACGGCAACGAGCCTTTATCCTCTTCTGCGGGGAGAAATTCGCCCGCCCCAGGAAATCCTACGAGCTGGTGTTTCCGGCATGGGCTTTGGCGGCATTAACTCGCACCTTGCCCTTGCCTCCGGTGATGCGCCCTCTCCTAAACTTATGCCCGCAATCCGTGAACAGAAGTTATTGGCGGATTATCAACGAACCGAGCTCTTTGTTTTCAGTGCGCCTACTGTTGAGGAGTTATTGGGGAGGGTGCAAGCGGCAGAAGGACTTGCCCAGAATATCTGTGAAGGTGAGCGTCTTGACTTGGCTGTCCATCTCGCAACCCTTTACGGGCATAATACAACCTGTGCTCCGGTTCGGGTGGCGATCATGGCGGAGTCACCGGAGATGCTCCTGGAGCATCTTGCCAAGATTGCCCATATCCTTCGTACATCTCCTCCGAAAGGGCAGCAAACCTTTTTTGATCTTCGAGCAGGTATCTGTATCGGCAATGATGTGCAGAGTCACCGTGTCGGTTTCCTCTTTCCCGGCCAGGGTTCACAGAAAATCAATATGGGGCACCAGCTTGTTCAGCGGCATGATTGGGCTGAGGACATAGTTAAGGCTATGGAAAAGGCTCTTGGGTGGCCGGAAGGAAAACAGCTGACCGATTTTATCTTTCGACCGATAGAAAGGGCGCTTGATCAATCGCAGGTGAAAGGCTGGCAGGAGCAGCTCAAGCAGACAGAGATTGCTCAACCCGCTCTCTGCCTGGCGTCTATGCTCGGTTTGGAGCAACTGGCCCGACTTGGGATCAAACCTGATGCGGTCGGGGGACACAGCCTTGGCGAATTGACCGCATTTTATGCTGCCGGGGCCTATTCCAGAGAAGAGCTGATCAATTTTGCTACACTTCGGGGGCAGGCTATGGCACCGGGCCAGGGCCATACCGGAGGTGCTGCCGGAACCATGGCAAGTCTTGCCTGTTCAGCTGTCCAGGCCCAGGCTGTTCTTGATGCCGTCCAAGGGTATGCGGTTGTGGCGAATAAAAACAGTGCCTCCCAAACGGTTATCTCTGGCGAACCCTCCTGTATTCAGCAGGCCTGTCTTTATGCGAAAGAGCAGGGGATACGGGGCGTGCTTCTTCCGGTTGCCAATGCCTTTCACTCACGATTTGTCTCCTCAGCTGCTCAGGTACTGGCCGATTCCCGACTGCTTCCCGCGCAACCGAAACAGTTGACAACGGCTCTCTTCAGCGGTCTGCAAGGCGAGAAAGTTGACATGGACTGTGAGTTGAGGAGGCATTTTTCGGACCAGGTGATCTCGCCGGTTGATTTTATTTCCTTAGTCCAGGAAATGAGCAAGGAGTGCGACTTGCTGCTGGAAGTGGGACCGGGAAGGGTGTTGACCGGCCTTGCTCGTTCAATCATTGTAAAGAAAAATGAAGGGGAGGGAGGAGACGGGCCGATTTGCTTTCCTCTTGAAACAAAATCGGAGCAGGATAGAGATCTGAATCTCTTTCTGGCAGCTTATTTTGTTCGTGGTGGAACGATTAACTGGCATGCCCTGTATGAGGATCGTCTTGTCCGTCCGTTCACGCTGGCCGATGATCGTCTTTTTCTGGCCAACCCTTGTGAACGTCCTTTTCCTGAGCATTTTCCAGAGCAGAAAGAGCAGAGTCTTTCTCTGCCGAGTTATCGCTCGTCGGGACGGGGAGGAGGGAGTGATACAGATCGTGTTCTTGCTGACGCTGCGGGGCTTTCTGAAGATGAGTTAGCAGTCTATCTGGAGCAGCGCAGCCAATTTATCGGGGGTCTTATCAGAGTGGATCTTGATAATATGGCGCCTTCGCTATCCGCTTTGAAACCAATTTTCACGCCCCCCTTTACTGACTTACCTGAAAAAAAGGACTCAAACGTCGATGAGAGTGCTGACTTGCTTTTTGCCCTTATCGAAGAACGCACCGGTTTTCCGCCGGAAAGTCTTTCCATGAATCTTCGCCTGTTGGATGATTTGAATCTTGACTCCATCAAGGCATCTGAACTGATTGCGGAAGCTGCAAACCGTTCAGGTATTTCGGCTGCAAAACTCAATGTTTCTGAATATGCTAACGCTACTCTGCAAGAGGTGGCTGCGCTCCTGGATAGAGAGCCTGAGCAAGATAAAGATATTATTGAGAATGGTTCTTCGAGGTATCCAGGCTGGGCTCGTGATTTCACCCTGCAATATCTTCCTCAACCGCTTTCATCCGAATATGCAGATGAGCAATCTGAGCAATCCTGGCTGCATCGGGAAGAAGCTGTTCTGATTCTTTTTGAATCTGCTGAACAGCATATTGCGGAACAGCTTGAGGTGGTTTTACAGCGGTTTTTAGCCGAAGCTTCAGCTAAAATTTCAGTCGAATTTTTAGCTAAGGTGGAACTTGTCTCTTTTGCAGAAGCCCGACAAGGGGTATCTTCCCTGCTGGATAGGTTCACCAGCGTCATTGCCTTGTTGCCGCGTCAGAAATCAAGTGAAGGTAATTTTTTTGATCAGCAGACTCTGGTCAAGCAGGTCACCAGGCTGCACACAATATTTTCTCCTGCTTATCATCGGCCCGGGTTAGGGAATCAATCACTTACTGTGGCACAATTCGGTGACGGCTTTTTCGGTGACGGACCTGTTCCGGCGAATATCAACCGGTGTTCGGCAAAGGCATTGGCTGCCAGTCTGCATCTTGAAAAACCCGATCTTAAAGTGAGGGTGCTTGATTTTTCACCACAAATTTCACAGGATCAGCTCTGTGAATATATAATGGTGGAACTCTCCACTGCTGAGAGCTACGCAGCTGTCGGGTATGCTGCTGATCAGATTCGTCGGGTTCCGACCCCTGTCTTAAGACATGTTGCCGTTGATAAACCGAGACCTATACGATGGTCGCCAAAAGATGTTGTTCTTGCCACTGGTGGAGCAAAGGGCATTACTGCCGAGTGTGTGTTGGCCTTTGCACGTGCCACCGGGGTGCAGCTGGCCCTGGTGGGCAGTTCTTCCCCGGCAATGCACAACGAGCAGCAGGATGAGATTCTTTATACCTTGAAGCGAGCCAATGAGGCCGGGCTTTCAGCGCATTATTATCAATGCGATGTAACAGATGCCGAAGCCGTGAAGCGACTCGTCCATCAGGTGGAGAATGAACAGGGAACAATCACCGGAGTTATTCATGGCAGTGCTTTGAATCGACCTGGTGAGCTGGATACTGTACCTGTCGAACAGGCTCTGGAGGAAATCAGCCCTAAAGTTATCGGGGCAATGAACCTTTGCGCTGCTTTGCAAGATCATCCACCGCAACTGTTTATCGCGTTTTCATCTCTCATCGGCATATCCGGGATGCAAAAAAACGGCTGGTATGGATTTTCTAATGAGGCTTTGCATCTGTTTCTGCAACAGTATGGGGAAACCGAGCCTCGTATTACCACGCTCAGTATTGCCTTTAGCATCTGGGACGAAGTTGGAATGGGCAGCAGAATGGGCAGTACGTCCTGGTTGAGTAAAATAGGGGTGGCTGCCCTGACTGTTCAACAGGGAACTTCCCGTTTTCTTCAGCTCGCTATTCATGATCCTGTTGCGAACCAAGTCATTGTCACCGCAAGATCTTATGGCCTTGATACCTTTCTTCCTCATGGACGGGCCCTTCCGCAAGGATTGCGATTCATTGACAGGGTGCTTGATTATCAGCCGGGAATTGAGATTATCTCCAGAACACGATTGACTCTGGAAGATGATCCCTATATTAAAGATCATTGTTGGCGCGGCACCTATCTTTTTCCTCTGGTTTTCGGGCTAGAAGCGATGGCCCAGGCGGTACGGGCGGTCACCGGAAACACCTGTTTTGATGCGGTGTGTATTGAGGATGTCGAACTGGCTCGACCTATTGTTTTGCCAGAAGATATTGGGGCTGAAATTGAGATTCATGCCTTGGTACTTGAGCAGGATAATCTGGAGGATGCTCCTCAGGTGCAGGTGCAGATACGAACGGAACAGACTGATTTCAGAGTTGATCATTTCTCAGCAACCTTTGTGTTGCGGGATGCTTGCTCGCCTGTTCGGCATGATCTCCCTGAAGCACTCTCTCCTCTTGATCTTGTTCCAGAGCGCGACCTCTACAAAGAAGGATTGCTTTTTCAAGGACCCTTGTATCAGATGATTCAGCAGGTTTTTCATTTGAGTTCAGAAGGTTGTCTGTTTTCGACAGCCTCCTCGGTGGAACCTGTTGATTCCTCGGGGCAGACGTGGATGCTTGGTAACCCTTTTTCCAGAGACGCACTCTTGCAGTCGGGGCAGCTTCCGATTCCAAGAGATCTCTGTTTGCCTGCACGTATCCAGCGTATTGAGCGTTTCCCGGCAATAAGCCGTACTGATGAACCTATTTTCGGAAAAGCTCTTATTGAAGAGCATACAGAAAAATATATCTACGGTACTGTGACGGCTTTCAATGAACAGGGACAGGTCCTTGAACGGATAATAGGTTATCGTGCCCAAATCGTCGAACATAGACGGGAGAGCCCGACAGCCGAAGACTTAGTTTATCCCGGTCACCGTGATCGGAGGATTCTGCGGCGAGAACTCAAGCAGAGAGAAGCGCTGTTACCTACCCATTGTACTCTTCCAAAGCTCAGTTCTGATTTTATCCCTGGCCTGCAGCATATTGGTAAAGATGAACGGCGAAAAAAGGAGTTGCCGTTTATCAGGAATGCCTTGACTCCTCTCCTGCGTGCTTCTGATACTCGTATTGAAATATCTTGGTCACAGGCGGGAAAGCCTTCCCTCGCAATTCCTGCGGATGCTGGGGTATATTTTTCTTTGACCCATAACGAAGGGACGGTTATCTGTATGGCCGGTCGTGGCTTACAGGGGTGTGATCTTGAGGCCGTATCCAGTCGTAGCAAAGAAGAATGGCAGGACCTGCTCGGTGAAAAAAGTGAGGCGCTTCTTGTTCATCTGATCAAGCAGGGAGATAGCTTGCACAGAGCCGGGACTCGGCTTTGGAGCGCCTATGAAGCTGCCTTCAAGGCATTAACAACTTGCCCAGATCCGAGCATGATCAGTGTTGTTCAGAAAAAGGACGATTCGGTGTTGTTTACATACCAGAATAATTCATCAAGCTGTTATATTCTTACCTTTCCAGTCTGGCTGACCCTGAGAGGAGAGCGGATGCTGGCTGTGGTCGTTCAGGAAGAACACCTCAATAATGCCATTTCAGAGCGGGTGCCGGTTTCTGGAAATACCGATGCTTGGCCGGATAGGGTAGGTAGTTTTACACATGAATTTACCACGACTTTTTTGGAGGGGAGGGGGCCGAGAGGGAAGGTTTATTTTACTAATATTCCTATATGGATGGGTGAGTTAAGGGAGTTGGCGCTGTTGCCGATATCCGAGCGGCTTGTACAAGACATGAAAAGCGGTCAGTGGGGGATGGTGACGAACAGATCTTTTTTTGCTGTAGACCAGCTCTTAGACAGTTATGACACCGTAATCGGAGAGGTCCGTTTGCTGGAGGATACCGATCTCTCTCGATCTTTTATTTCCTTGGCCTTTAAGTGGTTCAAAAAGCAGGACGATGGGAGTCTGGTTCGGGCGATTTCAGGTAAGCTTGCAACGACCTGGGTTAAAGTTCAAGGGCACGGTGAAGTTCAACAGGGTGACTTGCCTGAGTATTTTAAAGAATATCTTGAAAAGCTTTCTCACTCACAGGATGATATTGAACCTCGAGGAAAGGAGCGCCATTCGTTTTTTTCCAAGGCATCATCCCTTTTCACTGCGACTGTTTCCATAAAGAAACAAAACATGTTGCTTCAGCAACAGTTTTTGACATCCAGAGAGGATTCGAATTTAATTGGTAATATTTATTTTTCTAATTATTACAGCTGGCAAGCTCGGGTGCGAGATCTGTATCTTGCAACAAGGCTTTCTAGCGTATCCTCTCAGGAATCCTTTGGTGATTTTGTTTGTGTGCATGCTGAGGTTCAACATTTGCAAGAGGCAATACCTTTTGAGATTATAGAAGTATCTATGTATCTGTATGAACTTTTTGCAGAAGGTTTTACATTCCATTTTGAGTACTATACTGTAAGTGAGCATGGTGCTCGTTTAAGAAAATTAGCTCATGGAGAGCATAGTGCTGTCTGGGTACCGGATGGGCAGGAATTGAGCAGTGAAATCAACCCTACAAAAATGCCAGAGGCATATATTTTTCATTTTATGGAGATTATAGACAAAGCTGAGTAG
- a CDS encoding GlsB/YeaQ/YmgE family stress response membrane protein — protein sequence MGILTWIVMGLLVGVLAKFIMPGKDPGGIFVTILIGIAGAFVGGFIGSLLGFGTVTGFNIVSILLATGGGVLLLALYRMIKKK from the coding sequence GTGGGTATTTTAACTTGGATCGTAATGGGACTGCTTGTAGGGGTGCTCGCAAAATTCATCATGCCTGGAAAAGATCCCGGAGGGATTTTTGTTACTATCCTGATAGGCATAGCAGGTGCTTTCGTGGGTGGTTTTATAGGGTCACTTCTCGGATTTGGAACAGTTACCGGATTTAATATAGTAAGTATCCTGCTGGCTACCGGTGGCGGTGTCCTCCTTTTGGCTCTGTACCGTATGATAAAGAAAAAATAG
- a CDS encoding ATP-dependent DNA helicase RecQ has product MTILTSMTSTSEETLQQIFGFEAFLQGQEAVITAVLAGRSALAIFPTGQGKSLCYQLPALHLPGLTLVVSPLMALMKDQVDFLIGKGIAAARLDSSLDFSEVNAIYDRLHRNELKLLYVAPERFANERFVALVARLRLSLLVIDEAHCISEWGHNFRPDYLKLAELVKTFAVPAVLGLTATATPKVAADIRQSFAVADADCIQTGFYRPNLTLLFEPAEDPDQALVDRLRELEEPDVVGGPTIVYVTLQQTAMQVAALLAKEGFPAKPYHAGMKDEQRQAVQDWFMASDKAIVVATIAFGMGIDKSNIRAVFHYNLPKSLENYAQEIGRAGRDGLPSTCIMLGNGNDLHVLENFVYGDTPEPGHVPEFVDHILGQEAVFSCSIYELSGLFDMRPLVVKTLLTYLELEGLLASTGPFYSSYSFKPLRPSAEILPRFDAERQEFLRKILSCAVKQKIWFSIDLDEAAQRTGSPRKRVITALDYLEQQGDLVLKVSGARLGFRKLAADHLDIAVLKDGLVKRFAQRERSDLDRLGLVVDLVNQAGCKTGFLLRYFGEEPADACGHCSFCLHGENAQISGRASDAGVPEQKELAEALQQLRAEYPQVLASPRQITRLLCGLSSPGLTRNKLSKHELFGKLDKYPFAEVMEWVGGTL; this is encoded by the coding sequence ATGACCATATTGACGAGTATGACAAGTACGTCCGAAGAAACCCTGCAACAGATCTTCGGCTTTGAAGCCTTTCTGCAGGGGCAGGAAGCGGTGATTACAGCTGTTTTGGCGGGCCGCTCTGCCTTGGCGATTTTTCCCACCGGTCAGGGAAAGAGCCTCTGTTATCAACTGCCAGCCTTGCATCTTCCCGGCCTGACCTTGGTGGTGTCGCCGCTCATGGCTCTGATGAAGGATCAGGTGGATTTTCTTATCGGAAAAGGGATTGCAGCTGCACGCTTGGATTCATCCTTAGATTTTAGCGAAGTCAACGCGATTTATGACCGGTTGCACCGTAATGAGCTGAAGCTGCTCTATGTGGCTCCAGAGCGCTTTGCCAATGAGCGCTTTGTGGCCTTGGTTGCCCGGCTACGACTTTCTCTACTGGTGATTGACGAGGCCCATTGTATCTCCGAATGGGGCCATAATTTCCGTCCTGACTACCTCAAACTGGCAGAACTGGTCAAAACCTTTGCCGTGCCTGCGGTGCTGGGCCTGACCGCGACAGCAACGCCCAAGGTGGCAGCGGATATCCGACAGAGCTTTGCTGTTGCTGACGCTGACTGCATCCAAACCGGATTCTATCGACCCAACCTCACCCTGCTCTTTGAACCGGCTGAAGATCCAGATCAGGCTTTGGTGGATCGACTCAGGGAGCTGGAGGAACCGGACGTGGTAGGCGGACCGACCATCGTCTATGTCACCCTCCAGCAGACCGCCATGCAGGTGGCCGCTCTGCTTGCCAAGGAGGGATTTCCGGCCAAACCCTATCATGCCGGAATGAAGGATGAGCAACGGCAGGCGGTCCAGGATTGGTTTATGGCCTCGGATAAGGCGATTGTGGTGGCGACCATCGCCTTTGGTATGGGTATTGATAAGAGCAATATCCGTGCAGTCTTTCATTATAACCTACCCAAGAGCCTGGAAAATTATGCCCAGGAAATCGGGAGGGCAGGACGGGACGGTCTGCCTTCAACCTGTATTATGCTCGGCAACGGCAATGACCTGCATGTGCTGGAGAATTTTGTCTACGGCGATACTCCAGAGCCCGGCCATGTGCCGGAGTTTGTCGATCATATTCTCGGGCAGGAGGCTGTGTTTTCTTGCTCGATTTATGAACTCTCCGGCCTGTTTGATATGCGACCGTTGGTGGTGAAAACCCTGCTTACCTATCTGGAGCTTGAGGGGCTGCTTGCATCCACCGGGCCGTTTTACAGCAGCTACTCCTTTAAGCCCTTACGACCTTCTGCGGAGATTCTTCCCCGCTTTGATGCGGAACGACAGGAGTTTCTTAGAAAAATTCTTTCCTGCGCAGTTAAGCAGAAGATCTGGTTCAGCATTGATCTTGACGAGGCAGCGCAACGGACGGGCAGTCCGAGGAAACGGGTGATCACAGCCTTGGATTATCTGGAACAGCAGGGTGATCTGGTGCTCAAGGTTAGCGGAGCGCGTCTCGGTTTCAGAAAGCTTGCTGCTGATCATCTTGATATTGCGGTGCTCAAGGATGGGCTGGTCAAGCGGTTTGCGCAGCGGGAGCGCAGTGACTTGGATCGGCTGGGACTGGTGGTTGATCTGGTCAATCAAGCAGGGTGCAAGACCGGGTTCCTGCTGCGATATTTTGGTGAGGAACCAGCGGATGCCTGCGGCCATTGCTCGTTCTGTCTGCACGGGGAGAATGCGCAGATAAGCGGCAGGGCGAGCGATGCGGGGGTGCCGGAGCAAAAGGAGCTGGCGGAAGCGTTGCAACAGTTACGAGCGGAATATCCGCAGGTCTTGGCAAGCCCGCGCCAGATTACGCGCCTGCTCTGTGGGCTTTCATCACCCGGTTTGACCAGGAATAAGTTGAGCAAGCATGAACTATTTGGGAAGTTGGACAAGTATCCTTTTGCAGAGGTCATGGAGTGGGTTGGCGGCACTCTGTGA